The Fervidibacillus albus genome contains a region encoding:
- a CDS encoding ABC transporter permease yields MNASEFRKKSNLKWKGLKILSQIELKAFWRNKNILYSQIIQPLMYFLFLVVGIGGTIGVINYNNMMIPYEAYALVGIMGLNMTSQMTQTIYRTTIDKRWGLLPLKFLSGIKPFYYILGMSTFPIIGFVTQSLILYFLSVIFTLNVHILDFFLGVSLGIVSLIFWTSLGVLLTVFINDYQKRDTIIAMSIMPIGFSAPTFYVIDAVPNYINFIASFNPLTYQIMAMRSIIYGQPNLMYIILTIGLTTFTLIICSIVLLKVKLVVNEK; encoded by the coding sequence ATGAACGCAAGTGAATTTAGAAAAAAAAGCAATTTGAAATGGAAAGGGCTAAAAATTTTAAGTCAAATAGAATTGAAAGCTTTTTGGAGGAATAAAAACATACTTTATTCACAGATCATTCAACCATTAATGTATTTCTTGTTTTTAGTTGTAGGTATTGGTGGTACGATAGGCGTTATAAACTATAACAATATGATGATTCCTTATGAAGCGTATGCCCTAGTTGGAATCATGGGGTTAAATATGACTAGTCAAATGACCCAAACGATTTATCGGACAACGATTGATAAAAGATGGGGCCTTTTACCATTAAAATTTTTAAGTGGAATTAAACCTTTTTATTATATTCTCGGAATGTCTACATTTCCAATAATAGGTTTTGTCACCCAATCCCTTATTTTGTATTTTCTATCTGTTATTTTTACTTTGAATGTCCACATACTCGACTTCTTTTTAGGCGTTTCCTTAGGCATCGTTTCATTAATTTTTTGGACATCCCTTGGCGTCCTGCTAACTGTATTTATTAATGACTACCAGAAAAGAGATACCATCATTGCCATGTCTATCATGCCCATTGGATTTTCAGCACCAACCTTTTATGTAATCGACGCGGTTCCGAATTATATCAATTTTATTGCTAGCTTTAATCCATTAACATATCAAATCATGGCGATGCGGTCGATTATTTATGGTCAACCGAATTTAATGTACATCATTTTAACGATTGGCTTAACAACATTCACTTTAATCATATGTTCAATTGTATTATTAAAAGTAAAACTTGTTGTGAATGAAAAATAA
- a CDS encoding metal ABC transporter ATP-binding protein, with product MNNVHPILSVNELIITYKNGAGIRNINFDIYPGDFVALVGSNGAGKSTLLNGLSGIQEITGGTIIYDDHYIENNKPYRILGFSPQNQVIDWYLNVFDNVLLGPLLAGFDKKRSEEMALKALNKVNLQQKSKHMVDQLSGGQQQRVQIARAIAHEPILYVLDEPTTGLDAESSELFLQYLEESIHHRECAVIISSHDLNLLENYCNKMIYIENGEIVYFGLISEFVEMNNQTARFAIEYKGELNNALSKLESDDEINIIHTKPLVLDMNKKMRISNIISLIEHEVEIVNIHHEPVSLRETYLRLKSVKGEQINERK from the coding sequence ATGAATAATGTTCATCCTATTTTGTCTGTAAACGAACTAATCATTACCTATAAAAATGGAGCAGGTATAAGGAATATCAATTTTGATATTTATCCTGGAGATTTTGTTGCATTAGTGGGATCGAATGGAGCGGGGAAATCTACACTTTTGAATGGACTTTCCGGTATTCAGGAGATAACTGGAGGTACTATTATTTATGATGATCATTATATTGAGAATAATAAACCCTATCGCATTTTAGGGTTTAGTCCACAGAATCAAGTGATTGATTGGTATCTTAATGTTTTTGATAATGTATTACTTGGACCTTTATTGGCAGGTTTTGATAAAAAAAGATCTGAAGAAATGGCATTAAAGGCATTGAATAAAGTAAATTTACAACAAAAATCAAAACACATGGTTGACCAATTATCTGGTGGTCAACAACAAAGAGTTCAAATTGCGAGGGCTATTGCCCATGAACCCATACTTTATGTACTAGATGAACCTACTACTGGATTAGATGCAGAATCATCCGAGTTATTTCTTCAATATTTAGAAGAAAGTATTCATCATAGAGAGTGTGCGGTGATTATTTCATCCCATGATTTAAATTTATTGGAAAACTATTGCAATAAAATGATTTATATTGAAAATGGGGAAATTGTTTATTTTGGATTGATTTCCGAATTTGTGGAAATGAATAATCAAACCGCAAGATTCGCTATCGAATACAAAGGAGAATTGAATAACGCACTTTCTAAATTAGAATCTGACGATGAAATCAACATAATCCATACGAAACCTTTAGTATTGGATATGAACAAGAAAATGAGAATTTCAAATATCATCTCTCTAATTGAACATGAAGTTGAAATTGTAAACATTCATCATGAACCTGTTAGCTTAAGGGAGACATATTTAAGATTAAAATCGGTTAAGGGAGAACAAATCAATGAACGCAAGTGA